In Candidatus Methylarchaceae archaeon HK02M2, one genomic interval encodes:
- a CDS encoding 30S ribosomal protein S19 → MVREFKYRGYTLEQLQNMSLESFLFLLPSRQRRSLNRGISDEKRKLLEDVRATSNGKSERPIKTHARDMIILPYMVGLTIHVHSGKEFIPLEIKPQMIGHYLGEYVITNKKVTHGTPGIGASRSSLYVPLK, encoded by the coding sequence ATGGTTCGAGAATTTAAGTATCGTGGCTATACACTAGAACAATTGCAAAATATGTCTTTAGAGTCCTTTCTATTCCTTCTTCCTTCTAGACAGAGGAGGTCCTTGAACAGAGGAATCTCTGACGAGAAAAGGAAGTTACTTGAGGATGTTAGGGCCACAAGTAATGGAAAATCGGAAAGACCGATAAAGACTCACGCAAGAGATATGATAATTTTACCCTATATGGTTGGTTTGACAATTCATGTGCACAGTGGAAAGGAGTTTATCCCTCTAGAAATTAAACCTCAGATGATAGGACATTATCTTGGAGAGTATGTAATCACTAATAAGAAAGTGACCCATGGGACACCAGGTATAGGGGCATCTCGTTCATCTCTATATGTACCCTTAAAGTAA
- a CDS encoding 50S ribosomal protein L2, which translates to MGKRILSQRRGRGGMQYRSPKKGKIVPAKYPALPISKTERGVVTRLIAERGRSAPLAQITFDDKRVAYLPAVEGLYVGYEIEMGYEAESKLGNILPLEKIPEGLRICNIENNFGDGGKFMRTSGCSAILFSKTPKGILVKFPSGYMATLNNKCRATIGEIAGGGRLEKPLLRAGARYHAMKAKGKFYPRVRGMAMAAVHHPFGGGRHQHSIHKSTCIAKTAPPGAKVGDIAARKTGRKRIKKKGVR; encoded by the coding sequence TTGGGTAAAAGAATCCTCTCCCAAAGAAGGGGACGTGGGGGCATGCAATACCGTTCACCTAAAAAAGGAAAGATTGTCCCAGCAAAGTACCCCGCTTTACCTATCTCAAAGACAGAAAGAGGAGTAGTCACTAGACTAATAGCTGAAAGGGGGAGGAGTGCACCCTTAGCTCAGATAACATTTGATGATAAGAGGGTTGCGTATCTGCCAGCGGTTGAGGGACTATACGTGGGATATGAGATAGAGATGGGTTATGAAGCCGAATCAAAGCTAGGAAATATCCTTCCTTTAGAGAAGATTCCTGAAGGTTTGCGCATCTGTAACATAGAAAATAACTTTGGAGATGGTGGGAAATTCATGAGAACATCAGGATGCTCAGCAATACTCTTCTCAAAGACCCCTAAGGGGATTTTAGTTAAGTTTCCATCGGGCTATATGGCTACTTTGAATAATAAATGTAGAGCCACAATAGGCGAGATAGCTGGAGGTGGGAGGCTCGAAAAACCCCTATTGAGAGCAGGAGCCAGATATCACGCTATGAAGGCTAAAGGGAAATTCTATCCTCGAGTTAGAGGTATGGCTATGGCGGCTGTTCATCATCCCTTTGGAGGAGGGCGACACCAACACTCTATTCACAAATCCACGTGTATTGCTAAAACAGCTCCTCCAGGCGCTAAGGTTGGGGATATAGCTGCGAGAAAGACAGGTAGAAAACGTATAAAAAAGAAGGGAGTAAGGTAA